One window from the genome of Nicotiana sylvestris chromosome 9, ASM39365v2, whole genome shotgun sequence encodes:
- the LOC138877777 gene encoding protein VAPYRIN-LIKE-like: MDNGNAELYDILQLGDTLHRAAREGDVVDIKKCIAEGANVNGKDQNGWTPLHRAAFKGRIEGVKVLVKHGAKLDVVDKCGYTPLHLAVEAGQKDVAMYLVAQGAKANLKSFKAKGLVSCDLDYVHI; this comes from the coding sequence ATGGATAATGGCAACGCCGAATTGTATGATATTTTACAATTGGGAGACACCTTGCATAGGGCTGCAAGAGAAGGGGATGTTGTTGATATAAAGAAATGTATCGCTGAAGGGGCGAATGTGAATGGAAAAGATCAGAATGGTTGGACACCTTTGCACAGAGCAGCTTTTAAGGGTAGAATAGAAGGGGTAAAGGTATTGGTAAAGCATGGAGCCAAGCTTGATGTTGTTGATAAATGTGGATACACGCCGCTTCATCTTGCTGTTGAGGCTGGACAAAAGGATGTGGCTATGTATTTAGTTGCTCAAGGTGCTAAGGCTAATTTGAAGAGCTTTAAAGCTAAAGGACTGGTTTCTTGTGACTTGGACTATGTCCACATATAA
- the LOC104239416 gene encoding protein VAPYRIN-LIKE-like, with the protein MSVAICLSTTKPSVFSFSHPFSIIPPLSTASFTFSLTNSCDQPPLSTPLDTVTIKSSMLPTGKASQDDLRRLFARTGPHIFKDAKIPISLVGPQVVEFLLSPNSSVSSKVLLDVTLLLPKALSLCGGCQLDSLLKSAAKNGNSHCISALIEAGADVNRRDSDWDSVMSLAVKSGNLDSVQVLIESGYTIDDSLDRFLHDSAATDCLELMEILCLGYADIDLNSIDSQGRTALHIAAIHGHVEVLQFLVSVGSDPDMLDSQGWTPLHFAAHKGHVEAVDFLLNHSSFAKHAVTKEVKTA; encoded by the coding sequence ATGTCTGTAGCCATATGTCTCTCTACCACAAAACCTTCTGTTTTCTCCTTCTCACATCCCTTTTCTATTATTCCTCCCCTCTCCACTGCTTCCTTCACTTTTTCCTTGACTAATTCTTGTGATCAGCCTCCTCTTTCTACGCCTTTGGACACCGTTACGATTAAGTCGTCTATGCTTCCTACTGGTAAAGCCAGTCAAGATGATCTTCGCCGCCTCTTCGCAAGAACTGGACCACATATATTCAAAGATGCCAAGATTCCCATTTCCCTTGTTGGTCCACAAGTTGTGGAGTTTCTGCTTTCACCTAATTCTTCTGTTTCATCCAAGGTTTTACTGGATGTCACTTTACTTCTCCCAAAAGCCTTGTCTTTGTGTGGTGGCTGTCAGCTTGATTCCTTGCTTAAATCTGCTGCCAAGAATGGAAATTCCCACTGTATTTCGGCTCTGATTGAGGCTGGCGCTGATGTAAATAGAAGGGACTCAGATTGGGATTCTGTTATGTCACTAGCTGTGAAATCTGGAAATCTTGATTCTGTTCAGGTTTTGATTGAGTCTGGTTATACTATTGACGATTCTCTTGATAGATTTCTGCATGATTCAGCAGCCACGGACTGCTTGGAATTGATGGAGATTCTCTGTTTGGGTTATGCTGACATAGATTTGAATTCAATTGATTCTCAAGGTAGAACTGCCCTTCATATAGCAGCAATTCACGGGCATGTTGAAGTGCTTCAGTTTCTTGTTTCAGTAGGGAGTGATCCTGATATGTTAGACTCTCAAGGGTGGACTCCTCTGCATTTTGCTGCTCACAAAGGCCATGTTGAAGCAGTTGATTTCTTACTAAATCATTCCAGTTTTGCAAAACATGCTGTAACAAAAGAAGTGAAAACTGCCTGA